A genomic segment from Pistricoccus aurantiacus encodes:
- the ftsH gene encoding ATP-dependent zinc metalloprotease FtsH, whose translation MNDMAKNLILWLVIAAVLLTVFNNFSVDSSPQTINYSQFVQQVQNNRIRSVTIDGYTITGEREDGSSFQTIRPSAQDPKLMDDLLANNVTVVGKKPEEQSLWTRLLIASFPILIILAIFLFFMRQMQGGAGGKGGPMSFGKSKAKLLSQDQIKTTFADVAGCDEAKEEVEELVDFLRDPTKFQRLGGTIPRGVLMVGPPGTGKTLLARSIAGEAKVPFFSISGSDFVEMFVGVGASRVRDMFEQAKKQAPCIIFIDEIDAVGRSRGTGMGGGNDEREQTLNQLLVEMDGFEANEGIIVIAATNRPDVLDPALLRPGRFDRQVTVGLPDIRGREHILGVHLRKVPLGDDVKPSLIARGTPGFSGADLANLVNEAALFAARRNKRLVSMEELELAKDKILMGAERKSMVMTDKEKLNTAYHESGHAIIGLVMPEHDPVYKVTIIPRGRALGVTMFLPEQDRYSLSRQQIISQICSLFGGRIAEEMTLGPNGVTTGASNDIKRATELAHNMVAKWGLSDEMGPLMYDEDESHQFMGMGSQGGMLKSGETTTRLDKEVRRIIDECYAEAKRILEENRDKLDIMAEALMQYETIDATQLKDIMEGRKPRPPADWDGGDASGGSTISQAPDQEPQASQSDEGDEADDDKPRRRPSDPLGGPAGH comes from the coding sequence TTGAATGATATGGCGAAGAACCTGATCCTGTGGTTGGTCATCGCGGCGGTGCTGCTGACGGTGTTCAACAATTTCAGTGTCGACAGCTCACCGCAGACGATAAACTATTCCCAGTTCGTCCAGCAGGTGCAAAATAACCGAATCCGTTCGGTCACCATTGACGGCTATACCATCACTGGTGAGCGCGAGGATGGCTCCAGTTTCCAGACGATTCGTCCCTCGGCGCAGGATCCAAAGCTGATGGATGACCTGCTGGCCAATAACGTCACCGTGGTAGGCAAGAAACCCGAGGAGCAAAGCCTCTGGACACGCCTGCTGATTGCCAGCTTCCCGATTCTGATCATCTTGGCGATCTTCCTGTTTTTCATGCGGCAGATGCAGGGCGGCGCCGGCGGCAAGGGCGGCCCAATGAGCTTCGGCAAGTCCAAGGCCAAGCTGCTGTCCCAAGACCAGATCAAGACCACCTTTGCCGATGTGGCCGGCTGTGACGAAGCCAAGGAAGAGGTGGAGGAGCTGGTAGATTTTCTTCGCGATCCTACCAAATTCCAGCGTCTTGGCGGCACCATTCCCCGCGGCGTGTTGATGGTTGGTCCTCCGGGCACCGGTAAGACTCTTCTGGCCAGATCCATTGCCGGCGAAGCCAAGGTACCGTTCTTTTCGATTTCCGGTTCCGACTTCGTCGAGATGTTCGTCGGTGTGGGCGCGTCTCGAGTGCGTGACATGTTCGAGCAGGCAAAGAAGCAGGCGCCTTGTATCATCTTCATCGATGAAATCGACGCGGTGGGTCGTTCGCGCGGCACCGGCATGGGTGGCGGCAATGACGAGCGGGAGCAGACCCTCAACCAGCTGCTGGTGGAAATGGATGGTTTCGAAGCCAACGAAGGCATCATCGTCATCGCCGCTACCAACCGACCGGACGTGCTCGACCCTGCCCTGCTGCGCCCGGGCCGCTTCGACCGTCAGGTCACCGTGGGACTGCCGGATATTCGCGGTCGCGAACATATCCTCGGCGTGCATCTGCGCAAGGTACCGCTGGGGGATGACGTCAAGCCATCGCTGATCGCTCGGGGAACTCCGGGTTTCTCCGGGGCGGATCTGGCCAACCTGGTCAATGAGGCAGCGCTGTTCGCCGCCCGGCGCAACAAGCGCCTGGTCAGCATGGAAGAGTTGGAACTGGCCAAGGACAAGATCCTGATGGGCGCCGAGCGCAAGTCCATGGTCATGACGGACAAGGAAAAGCTCAATACCGCCTATCATGAGTCCGGTCACGCGATCATCGGCTTAGTGATGCCGGAACACGACCCGGTTTACAAGGTGACGATCATTCCTCGCGGTCGCGCCTTGGGGGTCACCATGTTCCTGCCGGAACAGGATCGCTACAGCCTGTCTCGACAACAGATCATCAGCCAGATCTGCTCGCTGTTCGGCGGCCGTATCGCCGAGGAAATGACCTTGGGGCCCAACGGGGTGACCACCGGCGCTTCCAACGATATCAAGCGTGCCACGGAACTCGCTCACAATATGGTGGCCAAGTGGGGCCTGTCCGATGAGATGGGGCCGCTCATGTACGATGAGGATGAGTCGCACCAGTTCATGGGCATGGGTAGTCAGGGTGGCATGCTCAAATCCGGCGAAACCACCACCAGGCTTGACAAGGAGGTGCGTCGTATCATCGACGAGTGCTACGCGGAGGCCAAGCGTATCCTCGAGGAGAATCGTGACAAGCTCGATATCATGGCGGAGGCCTTGATGCAGTACGAGACTATCGATGCGACACAGCTCAAGGATATCATGGAAGGCCGCAAGCCTCGCCCGCCGGCGGACTGGGACGGTGGCGACGCCAGCGGCGGCTCGACGATCTCTCAGGCACCGGATCAAGAGCCCCAAGCCAGCCAGTCGGACGAGGGCGATGAAGCGGACGATGACAAACCTCGTCGACGTCCCTCGGATCCTTTGGGCGGTCCCGCCGGTCATTGA
- the glmM gene encoding phosphoglucosamine mutase, producing the protein MTRRYFGTDGIRGTVGEYPITPDFMLKLGWAMGRVLSQRNERAKVLIGKDTRISGYMFESALEAGLSAAGVDVALLGPMPTPGIAYLTRTLRADAGIVISASHNPFGDNGIKFFSAEGTKLPDATEIQIEAELEKDLETVAGNRLGKATRIEDAEGRYIEFCKSTIPHRLSLHGLRIVLDCAHGATYHIAPNVFRELGAQVSVLGAEPNGLNINQQVGSTYPQALRQAVLEQQADLGVAFDGDGDRVVMIDANGREIDGDDILYIIARDHHERGALQGGVVGTVMSNFGLAAAFETLDIPFERAKVGDRYVIERLNANGWQLGGESSGHIVCGNVQTTGDGIVSALQVLAIMVSGKRSLAELLEGLEKAPQALINVRLTAGTDKKALLESQALRDSVAAVEAELGDSGRVLLRASGTEPLIRVMVEGRPRFDVEGLARRIAADVEGLMV; encoded by the coding sequence ATGACACGACGTTATTTCGGCACCGATGGTATTCGCGGCACCGTAGGGGAGTATCCCATTACGCCGGATTTCATGCTCAAGCTGGGCTGGGCGATGGGCCGTGTGCTGAGTCAGCGCAACGAGCGCGCCAAGGTGCTGATCGGCAAGGATACGCGGATTTCCGGTTACATGTTCGAATCCGCGCTGGAGGCCGGTTTGTCCGCGGCCGGTGTCGATGTCGCGCTGCTTGGACCGATGCCGACTCCTGGCATTGCTTATCTAACGCGTACGCTGCGCGCAGACGCAGGGATCGTGATCTCCGCCTCCCATAACCCCTTCGGTGACAACGGCATCAAGTTCTTCTCCGCGGAAGGTACCAAACTGCCGGACGCGACGGAGATACAGATCGAGGCGGAGCTGGAGAAAGATCTGGAAACCGTGGCCGGCAATCGTCTGGGCAAGGCAACGCGCATCGAAGATGCGGAAGGTCGCTACATCGAATTCTGCAAGTCGACCATTCCTCATCGCCTTAGCCTGCATGGGCTTCGCATCGTACTCGACTGCGCCCACGGTGCCACTTACCATATTGCGCCTAATGTGTTCCGTGAACTGGGGGCGCAGGTGAGCGTGCTGGGTGCCGAGCCCAACGGGCTGAACATCAATCAGCAGGTGGGCTCGACTTACCCGCAGGCGCTGCGTCAAGCCGTGCTCGAGCAGCAGGCGGATCTGGGCGTCGCCTTTGACGGCGACGGTGATCGCGTGGTGATGATCGATGCCAATGGCCGAGAAATCGACGGCGACGATATCCTTTACATCATTGCCAGAGATCATCACGAGCGAGGCGCTTTGCAGGGGGGAGTCGTCGGTACCGTGATGAGCAACTTCGGTCTGGCGGCGGCGTTCGAGACGCTGGATATTCCCTTTGAGCGGGCCAAGGTGGGCGATCGCTACGTGATCGAGCGGCTCAACGCCAACGGCTGGCAGCTGGGCGGCGAGTCCTCCGGTCATATCGTCTGCGGCAACGTGCAGACCACCGGCGACGGCATCGTTTCGGCATTGCAGGTGCTGGCGATCATGGTCAGCGGAAAACGCTCGCTCGCAGAACTGCTCGAAGGCTTGGAGAAAGCGCCTCAGGCATTGATCAACGTGCGGCTGACCGCGGGAACCGACAAGAAAGCGCTGCTGGAAAGCCAGGCGCTACGCGATTCCGTCGCCGCAGTCGAGGCGGAGCTTGGGGATTCAGGCCGGGTTTTGCTGCGGGCCTCCGGCACCGAGCCATTGATTCGGGTCATGGTCGAGGGGCGGCCACGCTTCGATGTCGAGGGCCTGGCGCGACGTATCGCCGCGGACGTCGAGGGGCTGATGGTCTAA
- the infB gene encoding translation initiation factor IF-2: MSEMTVKDFAVKVKRDVPRLLEQMKDAGLPHKKEDDAVSEDDKQQLLEHLTKSHGGGPGAKNRITLTRKTKSRIRTGERGKTIEVQVRKKRTYVKRAEEEQPKQPEPKAATGPRQLVGDMANSRAEAEAKAAEETRQAEAQAKAAEEARQAEARAAEEAAKAAAEPQIPVPELEPQPVEQGDAPPKENRGDGRRAAKKGTGRKERGERDDDDRRERDERRRGSGKKVKRAERRGSRRGGRDSGGGKHGFQKPTQPIVREVSIPESISVADLADRMSIKANEVIKAMFTMGAAVTINQTIDQDTAAIVVEEMGHTPKLVKDDALETEVLAGISYEGEEISRAPVVTVMGHVDHGKTSLLDYIRRAKVAPGEAGGITQHIGAYHVEMDGGDITFLDTPGHAAFTAMRARGAQATDVVILVVAADDGVMPQTIEAIEHAKAAGVPLVVAVNKIDKPGADPDRVKNELSQRGVISEEWGGDTQFVHVSAKTGENIDALLESVLLASEVLELKAVPEAPGKGVVVESRLDRGRGPVATVLVQNGTLKRGDIVLAGLHYGRVRALTNELGKQVESVGPAMPVEIQGLDGTPEAGEEFMVVADEKKAREVANFRQGKYREIRLARQQKAKLENMFSQMGQDEAAKVNIVLKADVQGSLEAIKGALEELSTDEVQVAVVSSGVGGITGTDANLALASDAIVVGFNVRADASAREIIEREGLDLRYYSVIYHLIDEVKQAMSGMLAPEWKEEIVGVAEVRDVFRAPKIGAVAGCMVVEGTVHRHKKIRVLRENVVIYEGELESLRRFKDDVNEVRSGMECGIGVKNYNDVQVGDKIEVFDQTKIERSL; this comes from the coding sequence ATGTCAGAAATGACCGTTAAAGATTTTGCAGTGAAGGTGAAGCGTGATGTGCCTCGCCTGCTGGAACAGATGAAAGATGCCGGCCTGCCTCACAAGAAGGAGGACGACGCGGTATCCGAGGATGACAAGCAGCAGTTGCTTGAACATCTGACCAAAAGCCACGGCGGTGGCCCCGGCGCCAAGAACCGTATCACCCTGACTCGCAAGACCAAGAGTCGGATCAGAACCGGTGAGCGGGGCAAGACCATCGAGGTTCAGGTGCGCAAGAAGCGGACCTACGTCAAGCGTGCCGAGGAAGAGCAGCCGAAACAGCCGGAACCCAAGGCAGCTACCGGTCCGCGTCAGCTGGTCGGCGACATGGCGAACTCGCGTGCCGAGGCCGAAGCCAAGGCGGCGGAAGAAACCCGTCAGGCGGAAGCTCAGGCCAAGGCCGCGGAAGAGGCTCGCCAGGCGGAAGCCAGAGCCGCGGAAGAGGCAGCCAAGGCCGCTGCGGAGCCTCAGATTCCGGTGCCGGAGCTGGAGCCGCAGCCGGTTGAGCAGGGCGATGCGCCTCCAAAGGAAAACCGCGGTGACGGACGGCGTGCTGCCAAGAAAGGCACGGGTCGCAAGGAGCGCGGCGAGCGTGACGACGATGATCGTCGCGAACGCGACGAGCGCCGACGCGGCAGCGGGAAGAAGGTCAAGCGTGCGGAACGGCGCGGTAGTCGTCGCGGGGGGCGGGATAGCGGCGGTGGCAAGCACGGCTTCCAGAAGCCGACCCAGCCGATCGTGCGCGAGGTTTCGATCCCCGAGTCGATCAGCGTCGCGGACCTGGCGGACCGTATGTCCATCAAGGCCAACGAAGTCATCAAGGCCATGTTCACCATGGGCGCAGCGGTGACCATCAACCAGACCATCGATCAGGACACCGCGGCGATCGTGGTCGAGGAAATGGGCCACACGCCTAAGCTGGTCAAGGACGATGCCCTGGAAACCGAGGTGCTGGCAGGCATTTCCTACGAAGGTGAGGAAATTTCCCGGGCTCCGGTGGTCACCGTGATGGGCCACGTCGATCATGGCAAGACCTCGCTGCTCGACTATATTCGTCGCGCCAAGGTCGCCCCCGGTGAGGCCGGCGGTATCACCCAGCATATCGGCGCCTATCACGTCGAGATGGACGGTGGCGATATCACCTTCCTGGATACCCCTGGACACGCGGCCTTTACCGCCATGCGTGCCCGCGGTGCCCAGGCCACGGACGTGGTCATCCTGGTGGTGGCGGCGGACGACGGCGTGATGCCTCAGACCATCGAGGCCATCGAGCACGCCAAGGCGGCGGGCGTACCTCTGGTAGTGGCGGTCAACAAGATCGACAAGCCGGGAGCGGATCCGGACCGGGTCAAGAACGAGCTGTCCCAGCGCGGAGTAATCTCCGAGGAGTGGGGCGGTGACACCCAGTTTGTGCATGTTTCCGCCAAGACCGGGGAAAACATCGACGCGCTGCTGGAGTCGGTACTGCTGGCCTCAGAGGTGCTCGAGCTCAAGGCAGTGCCGGAGGCGCCGGGCAAGGGCGTGGTGGTGGAATCTCGTCTCGATAGAGGCCGTGGGCCGGTCGCTACCGTGCTGGTGCAGAACGGCACCTTGAAGCGAGGGGATATCGTCCTGGCTGGATTGCACTACGGCCGCGTGCGCGCCCTGACCAACGAGCTCGGCAAGCAGGTCGAGTCGGTCGGCCCCGCCATGCCGGTGGAGATTCAGGGGCTCGACGGCACGCCGGAAGCCGGCGAGGAATTCATGGTAGTGGCGGACGAGAAGAAGGCGCGGGAAGTGGCCAACTTTCGTCAGGGCAAGTACCGGGAAATTCGCCTGGCGCGCCAGCAGAAAGCCAAGCTGGAAAACATGTTCAGCCAGATGGGTCAGGACGAGGCCGCCAAGGTCAACATCGTGCTCAAGGCGGACGTGCAAGGGTCTCTGGAAGCCATCAAGGGTGCCCTGGAGGAGCTCTCTACCGACGAAGTGCAGGTCGCCGTGGTGTCTTCCGGCGTCGGCGGTATCACCGGTACCGATGCCAACCTGGCCCTGGCCAGCGATGCCATCGTGGTCGGCTTCAACGTGCGTGCGGATGCCTCGGCCCGGGAAATCATCGAGCGTGAAGGTCTGGACCTGCGCTACTACAGCGTCATCTATCACCTGATCGACGAGGTCAAGCAGGCCATGAGCGGCATGCTGGCGCCGGAGTGGAAGGAAGAGATCGTTGGCGTGGCGGAAGTGCGCGATGTGTTCCGCGCGCCGAAGATCGGTGCCGTGGCCGGCTGCATGGTCGTGGAAGGTACCGTGCATCGCCACAAGAAGATCCGTGTCCTGCGAGAGAACGTGGTCATCTACGAAGGCGAGCTCGAGTCTCTGCGCCGCTTCAAGGACGATGTCAACGAAGTACGCAGCGGCATGGAGTGCGGTATCGGCGTCAAGAACTACAACGACGTTCAGGTTGGCGACAAGATCGAAGTTTTCGATCAGACCAAGATCGAGCGCAGCCTGTAA
- the nusA gene encoding transcription termination factor NusA, whose product MSKEILMVVDAISNEKGVPREVIFEAVESALASASRKRFDDREVSVRVGINRATGDYETFRRWVVVEDDEFEGPDAEIKLSYAERRDPPLGLGDVVEEKIENAVFGRIAAQTAKQVIVQKVREAERAEVVRQYSEREGELVAGIVKKTTRDGLIIDLGDNAEAFLPRNEMIPGERYRMNERVRALLVKVDPEARGSQLILSRTAPELIIELFKIEVPEIAEQVIEIKGAARDPGSRAKIAVKTNDRRIDPVGACVGMRGSRVQAVTGELQNERVDIILWDDNPAQLVINAMAPADVGSILVDEDTHSMDVAVAEDNLAQAIGRSGQNVRLASELTGWRINVMTEEEAEGKREQEVDSLIEHFIQHLDIEEDLAHILVEEGFTSLEEIAYVPLEEMLEIEEFDESLVEELRARAKDELLNLAIASEEQLDGAQPAEDLLEMEGMERHLAFTLASRGIVTMEDLAEQSVDDLGDIEGVDEARAAELIMTARAPWFESEQ is encoded by the coding sequence ATGAGCAAAGAGATTCTGATGGTGGTCGACGCCATCTCGAATGAAAAGGGTGTGCCCCGTGAAGTGATCTTCGAGGCAGTAGAATCCGCCTTGGCCAGTGCATCCCGCAAGCGCTTCGACGATCGGGAGGTCAGCGTGCGGGTCGGGATCAATCGCGCTACCGGTGATTACGAAACATTTCGCCGCTGGGTGGTGGTCGAGGACGACGAATTCGAAGGCCCGGACGCAGAAATCAAGCTGTCTTATGCCGAGCGACGCGATCCACCGCTGGGTCTGGGAGATGTGGTCGAGGAAAAGATAGAGAACGCCGTCTTCGGACGTATCGCCGCCCAGACCGCCAAACAGGTCATCGTGCAGAAAGTGCGCGAAGCGGAACGTGCCGAAGTGGTGCGCCAGTATTCGGAACGGGAAGGCGAACTGGTGGCAGGTATCGTCAAGAAGACCACTCGCGACGGGTTGATCATCGACCTGGGTGACAACGCCGAGGCTTTCCTGCCACGCAACGAGATGATCCCCGGCGAGCGCTACCGCATGAACGAGCGGGTCCGGGCGCTGCTGGTCAAGGTCGACCCGGAAGCACGAGGCTCTCAGCTGATTCTGTCGCGCACCGCGCCGGAGTTGATCATCGAACTGTTCAAGATCGAGGTGCCGGAGATCGCCGAGCAGGTCATCGAGATCAAGGGCGCCGCTCGGGATCCCGGGTCCCGCGCCAAGATCGCGGTCAAGACCAATGATCGTCGCATCGATCCGGTCGGCGCCTGTGTCGGCATGCGCGGCTCAAGGGTTCAGGCGGTCACCGGCGAGCTGCAGAACGAGCGTGTGGATATCATCCTTTGGGACGATAATCCAGCCCAGCTGGTGATCAATGCCATGGCGCCGGCGGACGTCGGTTCGATCCTGGTGGACGAGGATACCCACTCGATGGACGTGGCGGTGGCGGAGGATAACCTCGCTCAGGCCATCGGGCGCAGCGGCCAGAACGTGCGTCTTGCCTCGGAGCTGACCGGCTGGCGTATCAACGTGATGACCGAAGAAGAGGCTGAAGGCAAGCGGGAGCAGGAGGTCGACAGTCTGATCGAACACTTCATCCAGCATCTGGATATCGAAGAGGATCTGGCGCATATCCTGGTGGAAGAAGGGTTCACTTCTCTGGAGGAAATCGCTTACGTGCCCCTCGAGGAAATGTTGGAGATCGAAGAGTTCGATGAGTCTCTCGTCGAGGAGCTGCGTGCCCGAGCGAAGGATGAACTATTGAACCTGGCGATTGCTTCCGAAGAGCAGCTCGACGGCGCACAGCCCGCCGAGGATCTGCTTGAAATGGAGGGGATGGAGCGTCATCTGGCCTTTACACTGGCCAGTCGCGGCATCGTCACGATGGAGGACCTTGCCGAGCAGTCCGTCGATGATCTCGGAGATATCGAAGGCGTAGATGAAGCGCGCGCTGCGGAGCTGATCATGACTGCCCGTGCGCCTTGGTTCGAAAGCGAACAGTAA
- the tpiA gene encoding triose-phosphate isomerase produces the protein MRRPLIAGNWKMNGSLALVERFAQAFTTAELPAEVDIAFMLPAPYLPAAQRSFAGLPVSLGAQTLHPEPKGAYTGEISGAMLKEFGVHYVLVGHSERRSLFHEDDTAVLARVRAALQAGLEPVLCLGETLEEREAGSTEAVVSKQLAAVFDGLDESERRRLTVAYEPVWAIGTGKTAAPDQAQEVHLALRQRLAQYDTTLGETARLLYGGSMNKDNAAALLAQPDIDGGLIGGASLQVGDFLAICQSAG, from the coding sequence ATGCGCAGGCCGCTGATTGCCGGCAACTGGAAAATGAATGGTTCGCTGGCGCTGGTAGAGCGCTTCGCTCAGGCATTTACCACGGCGGAGTTGCCTGCCGAAGTGGATATCGCTTTCATGCTGCCGGCGCCTTATTTGCCGGCGGCACAACGCAGCTTCGCAGGGTTGCCTGTGTCATTGGGGGCTCAGACGCTGCACCCGGAACCGAAAGGCGCCTATACCGGTGAAATCAGCGGCGCCATGCTCAAGGAGTTCGGTGTCCATTACGTGCTGGTCGGCCATTCCGAACGGCGCAGCCTGTTTCATGAAGACGATACAGCAGTACTGGCGCGGGTGCGGGCCGCCTTGCAGGCAGGCCTTGAGCCGGTGCTGTGCTTAGGGGAAACCCTGGAAGAACGTGAGGCGGGATCCACCGAAGCGGTGGTGTCGAAACAGCTGGCGGCAGTCTTCGATGGGCTGGATGAAAGCGAGCGCCGGCGGCTGACCGTCGCCTACGAGCCGGTATGGGCCATTGGCACCGGCAAGACCGCGGCCCCGGATCAGGCGCAAGAGGTGCACCTGGCGTTGCGACAACGGCTTGCCCAATATGATACGACGCTCGGCGAGACAGCGCGGCTGCTCTACGGCGGCAGCATGAACAAGGATAACGCGGCGGCGCTACTTGCCCAGCCGGATATCGACGGCGGCCTGATCGGCGGTGCTTCGCTTCAGGTCGGTGATTTTTTAGCTATTTGCCAGTCAGCAGGTTAA
- the rimP gene encoding ribosome maturation factor RimP, producing the protein MANKHATLNTLIEPVVSAMGFELWGIDLLAQGKHSRLVIYIDSDNGVTVDDCADISRQIGAVLDVEDPISGEYRLEVSSPGMDRPLFDIEHFARFKGHRAMIRLRTPFDGRRKFQGLLAGVEGDDVLLQLDGEEYCFPIDAIDQARIVPTFEK; encoded by the coding sequence TTGGCAAACAAGCACGCTACGCTAAATACGCTCATCGAGCCGGTGGTTAGCGCCATGGGATTCGAGCTTTGGGGCATCGATCTTCTCGCACAGGGCAAACATTCCCGCCTGGTGATTTACATTGACTCCGACAACGGTGTCACCGTCGACGACTGCGCGGATATCAGCCGCCAGATCGGCGCGGTGCTGGATGTCGAAGACCCTATTAGCGGCGAGTATCGCCTCGAGGTGTCGTCACCAGGTATGGATCGCCCCTTGTTCGATATCGAGCATTTTGCGCGATTCAAAGGGCATCGGGCGATGATCCGGCTGCGTACGCCTTTCGACGGTCGGCGCAAGTTTCAAGGTCTCCTGGCGGGTGTCGAGGGCGATGATGTATTGCTGCAGCTCGACGGCGAGGAGTATTGCTTTCCCATAGACGCCATCGATCAGGCACGTATCGTGCCGACTTTCGAAAAGTAA
- the secG gene encoding preprotein translocase subunit SecG, with protein MQVAILMIHVVISIALVALVLLQQGKGAEAGASFGGGASQTVFGSRGSGGFLSKLTAVVAAGFFVTSLTLAYFASEASDAPEAGIPDSRLIEQQNNVPTLDDGSESPDNAAPVLEESNE; from the coding sequence ATGCAAGTTGCCATTCTCATGATCCATGTGGTGATCTCCATTGCCTTGGTCGCCCTGGTATTGCTTCAACAGGGCAAGGGCGCCGAAGCCGGCGCCTCTTTCGGCGGCGGTGCCTCCCAGACCGTATTCGGTTCTCGCGGCAGCGGCGGCTTTCTATCCAAGCTGACCGCTGTCGTGGCGGCGGGCTTTTTTGTGACGTCGCTGACCCTGGCATACTTTGCCAGCGAAGCAAGCGATGCGCCGGAAGCGGGTATCCCGGATTCGCGTCTGATCGAGCAGCAGAATAACGTGCCTACGCTTGACGATGGGTCAGAAAGTCCCGATAATGCCGCGCCAGTGTTGGAAGAAAGCAACGAATAA
- the folP gene encoding dihydropteroate synthase, translating to MGILNVTPDSFSDGGRYGALDDALYHAERMLAQGAAIIDVGGESTRPGAASITVQQELDRVVPVVEALVGEFDALVSVDTSTPQVMTQSAALGAGMINDVRALRREGALRAAVDSGLPVCLMHMQGEPGNMQENPRYDQPIEDAVTTFLKKRIDACLAAGLERKRLLLDPGFGFGKTVEHNLRLLNRLTALEALELPLLVGMSRKSMIGKVLGRPLNERLSGGLALTALAVERGARILRVHDVGPSVDVVDMTWAIMQERVLP from the coding sequence ATGGGGATCCTCAACGTCACCCCGGACTCTTTCTCCGATGGCGGGCGATATGGCGCCCTCGACGACGCCCTTTATCATGCGGAGCGGATGCTGGCGCAGGGCGCCGCCATCATCGACGTGGGAGGCGAATCGACTCGCCCCGGCGCCGCGTCGATTACGGTTCAGCAGGAACTCGACCGAGTGGTGCCGGTGGTCGAAGCCTTGGTGGGTGAGTTCGACGCTCTAGTATCGGTGGATACCAGTACGCCGCAGGTAATGACACAAAGTGCTGCCTTGGGCGCGGGCATGATCAACGACGTGCGCGCCCTGCGCCGGGAAGGCGCGCTGCGCGCGGCCGTCGATAGCGGCCTGCCGGTCTGCCTCATGCACATGCAGGGCGAGCCTGGCAACATGCAGGAGAATCCGCGCTACGACCAGCCGATCGAAGACGCGGTGACGACGTTTCTGAAAAAGCGTATCGACGCCTGCCTGGCTGCCGGCCTGGAGCGCAAACGCCTGCTGCTCGATCCCGGGTTCGGTTTCGGCAAGACCGTGGAGCACAATCTACGCCTGCTCAATCGGCTGACGGCACTCGAAGCGCTGGAGCTGCCCTTGTTGGTGGGCATGTCGCGCAAGAGCATGATAGGCAAGGTGCTGGGGCGCCCGTTGAACGAGCGCCTGTCCGGCGGCTTGGCACTGACGGCGCTGGCGGTAGAGCGTGGCGCTCGCATCCTGCGCGTTCACGATGTAGGGCCCAGCGTGGATGTCGTCGATATGACCTGGGCCATAATGCAAGAGAGAGTTTTGCCATGA
- the rbfA gene encoding 30S ribosome-binding factor RbfA, which yields MREFKRTDRVADQLQQELAVLIQREVKDPRLGMITVSGVTVSRDLGYADVFITLLGENDDERVAENLKVLKHAAGFLRSQIARRVKLRHMPELRFHYDESVVRGQQLSALIDEAVATDRAKHTDENGNEGSDENANDVEPR from the coding sequence ATGCGTGAGTTCAAGCGTACCGATCGGGTGGCGGATCAGCTGCAGCAGGAGCTGGCGGTGCTGATCCAGCGCGAGGTCAAGGACCCGCGCCTGGGGATGATCACCGTCAGCGGCGTCACCGTGAGCCGCGACCTGGGCTATGCAGATGTCTTCATCACCCTGCTCGGCGAGAATGACGACGAGCGGGTTGCTGAAAATCTCAAGGTGCTCAAGCATGCGGCGGGTTTTCTGCGCAGCCAGATCGCAAGGCGCGTCAAGCTGCGTCACATGCCGGAGCTGCGCTTTCATTACGATGAGAGCGTGGTGCGCGGTCAGCAGTTGTCTGCCCTGATTGACGAGGCGGTAGCCACGGATCGGGCCAAGCATACTGATGAAAATGGTAATGAAGGCAGCGATGAAAACGCTAACGATGTGGAGCCGCGCTGA